From Syngnathus scovelli strain Florida chromosome 14, RoL_Ssco_1.2, whole genome shotgun sequence, one genomic window encodes:
- the LOC125980533 gene encoding heterogeneous nuclear ribonucleoprotein Q isoform X1, whose product MATEHINGNGPEEPMDTSAAVTHSEHFQTLLDAGLPQKVAEKLDEIYIAGLVSHSDLDDRAIEALKEFNDEGALQVLLQFKDSDLSHVQNKSAFLCGVMKTYRQREKQGTKVSDTNKGPDEAKIKALLERTGYTLDVTTGQRKYGGPPPESAHSGAQPTVGTEIFVGKIPRDLFEDELVPLFEKAGPIWDLRLMMDPLSGLNRGYAFVTFCTKEAAQQAVKLCNNNEIRPGKLIGVCISVANNRLFVGSIPKSKTKEQIVEEFAKVTEGLNDVILYHQPDDKKKNRGFCFLEYEDHKTAAQARRRLMSGKVKVWSNVVTVEWADPIEDPDPEVMAKVKVLFVRNLASSVTEEILEKTFSQFGKLERVKKLKDYAFVHFEERDGAVKALADLNGKDLEGEHIEIVFAKPPDQKRKERKAQRQAAKTQMYDDYYYYTPSHMPPPTRGRGRGGRGGYSYPPEYYSYEDYYDYYGYDYHNYRGGYDDPFYSYDDFQGSGRGRGARGGIRGGVGQTRARGGITPRGRLSFSQRGGPGTSRAGKRGRGRS is encoded by the exons GATTGGTGTCACACAGTGACTTGGATGATCGAGCAATTGAGGCTCTGAAAGAATTCAACGACGAAGGTGCTCTTCAAGTCCTTTTACAATTCAAGGACagcgacctctcacatgttcag AACAAAAGTGCCTTTCTTTGTGGCGTGATGAAGACATACAGGCAAAGAGAGAAACAAGGGACCAAAGTGTCGGACACTAACAAAGGACCAGATGAAGCCAAAATCAAA GCCTTGCTGGAGAGGACTGGCTACACACTCGATGTCACTACAGGCCAGAGGAAGTACGGCGGTCCGCCACCTGAGTCAGCTCACTCGGGGGCACAGCCGACTGTTGGGACAGAG ATATTTGTTGGCAAAATCCCCAGAGACCTCTTTGAAGATGAGCTGGTTCCTTTGTTTGAGAAAGCTGGCCCTATCTGGGACTTGCGCCTGATGATGGATCCCCTTAGTGGCCTGAACAGAGGCTACGCCTTTGTCACTTTCTGCACCAAAGAGGCGGCACAGCAGGCTGTCAAACTG TGCAACAACAATGAAATCCGACCCGGCAAACTAATTGGCGTGTGCATCTCGGTGGCCAATAATCGACTGTTTGTTGGCTCCATCCCCAAGAGTaaaacaaaagaacaaattGTTGAAGAATTTGCAAAAGtcacag AGGGTTTAAATGATGTCATACTGTACCACCAACCTGATGACAAGAAGAAGAACCGTGGCTTTTGCTTCTTGGAGTATGAAGACCACAAGACGGCAGCTCAGGCCCGCCGGCGTCTGATGAGCGGGAAGGTTAAGGTCTGGAGCAACGTGGTCACTGTGGAGTGGGCGGATCCCATcgaagaccctgacccagaggtCATGGCCAAG GTGAAAGTGTTGTTTGTGAGGAACCTAGCTAGCTCTGTAACTGAGGAGATTCTTGAAAAGACATTTAGTCAGTTTGGCAAATTGGAGCGTGTGAAGAAATTGAAAGACTACGCATTCGTTCACTTTGAGGAAAGAGATGGTGCTGTTAAG GCTCTTGCTGATCTCAATGGGAAAGATCTGGAAGGAGAACATATCGAGATCGTCTTTGCCAAGCCTCCAGATCAGAAGAGGAAAGAGCGCAAAGCGCAGAGACAGGCAGCCAAAACACAAAT GTATGATGATTACTATTACTATACGCCTTCCCACATGCCGCCACCCACGAGAGGCCGCGGTAGAGGCGGGCGCGGGGGGTACTCTTACCCTCCCGAATATTACAGCTATGAAGACTATTACGATTACTACGGATACGACTACCACAACTACCGGGGTGGCTATGACGACCCCTTCTACAGCTACGACGATTTCCAGGGCTCTGGGAGAGGCCGAGGAGCAAGGGGCGGTATCCGCGGCGGTGTCGGTCAGACCAGGGCCCGTGGCGGCATCACACCAAGGGGCAGGTTGAGCTTCTCGCAGCGGGGCGGTCCTGGAACAAGCAGAG CAGGGAAGCGGGGCCGAGGCCGGTCCTGA
- the LOC125980533 gene encoding heterogeneous nuclear ribonucleoprotein Q isoform X2 has product MATEHINGNGPEEPMDTSAAVTHSEHFQTLLDAGLPQKVAEKLDEIYIAGLVSHSDLDDRAIEALKEFNDEGALQVLLQFKDSDLSHVQNKSAFLCGVMKTYRQREKQGTKVSDTNKGPDEAKIKALLERTGYTLDVTTGQRKYGGPPPESAHSGAQPTVGTEIFVGKIPRDLFEDELVPLFEKAGPIWDLRLMMDPLSGLNRGYAFVTFCTKEAAQQAVKLCNNNEIRPGKLIGVCISVANNRLFVGSIPKSKTKEQIVEEFAKVTEGLNDVILYHQPDDKKKNRGFCFLEYEDHKTAAQARRRLMSGKVKVWSNVVTVEWADPIEDPDPEVMAKVKVLFVRNLASSVTEEILEKTFSQFGKLERVKKLKDYAFVHFEERDGAVKALADLNGKDLEGEHIEIVFAKPPDQKRKERKAQRQAAKTQMYDDYYYYTPSHMPPPTRGRGRGGRGGYSYPPEYYSYEDYYDYYGYDYHNYRGGYDDPFYSYDDFQGSGRGRGARGGIRGGVGQTRARGGITPRGRLSFSQRGGPGTSRGKRGRGRS; this is encoded by the exons GATTGGTGTCACACAGTGACTTGGATGATCGAGCAATTGAGGCTCTGAAAGAATTCAACGACGAAGGTGCTCTTCAAGTCCTTTTACAATTCAAGGACagcgacctctcacatgttcag AACAAAAGTGCCTTTCTTTGTGGCGTGATGAAGACATACAGGCAAAGAGAGAAACAAGGGACCAAAGTGTCGGACACTAACAAAGGACCAGATGAAGCCAAAATCAAA GCCTTGCTGGAGAGGACTGGCTACACACTCGATGTCACTACAGGCCAGAGGAAGTACGGCGGTCCGCCACCTGAGTCAGCTCACTCGGGGGCACAGCCGACTGTTGGGACAGAG ATATTTGTTGGCAAAATCCCCAGAGACCTCTTTGAAGATGAGCTGGTTCCTTTGTTTGAGAAAGCTGGCCCTATCTGGGACTTGCGCCTGATGATGGATCCCCTTAGTGGCCTGAACAGAGGCTACGCCTTTGTCACTTTCTGCACCAAAGAGGCGGCACAGCAGGCTGTCAAACTG TGCAACAACAATGAAATCCGACCCGGCAAACTAATTGGCGTGTGCATCTCGGTGGCCAATAATCGACTGTTTGTTGGCTCCATCCCCAAGAGTaaaacaaaagaacaaattGTTGAAGAATTTGCAAAAGtcacag AGGGTTTAAATGATGTCATACTGTACCACCAACCTGATGACAAGAAGAAGAACCGTGGCTTTTGCTTCTTGGAGTATGAAGACCACAAGACGGCAGCTCAGGCCCGCCGGCGTCTGATGAGCGGGAAGGTTAAGGTCTGGAGCAACGTGGTCACTGTGGAGTGGGCGGATCCCATcgaagaccctgacccagaggtCATGGCCAAG GTGAAAGTGTTGTTTGTGAGGAACCTAGCTAGCTCTGTAACTGAGGAGATTCTTGAAAAGACATTTAGTCAGTTTGGCAAATTGGAGCGTGTGAAGAAATTGAAAGACTACGCATTCGTTCACTTTGAGGAAAGAGATGGTGCTGTTAAG GCTCTTGCTGATCTCAATGGGAAAGATCTGGAAGGAGAACATATCGAGATCGTCTTTGCCAAGCCTCCAGATCAGAAGAGGAAAGAGCGCAAAGCGCAGAGACAGGCAGCCAAAACACAAAT GTATGATGATTACTATTACTATACGCCTTCCCACATGCCGCCACCCACGAGAGGCCGCGGTAGAGGCGGGCGCGGGGGGTACTCTTACCCTCCCGAATATTACAGCTATGAAGACTATTACGATTACTACGGATACGACTACCACAACTACCGGGGTGGCTATGACGACCCCTTCTACAGCTACGACGATTTCCAGGGCTCTGGGAGAGGCCGAGGAGCAAGGGGCGGTATCCGCGGCGGTGTCGGTCAGACCAGGGCCCGTGGCGGCATCACACCAAGGGGCAGGTTGAGCTTCTCGCAGCGGGGCGGTCCTGGAACAAGCAGAG GGAAGCGGGGCCGAGGCCGGTCCTGA
- the LOC125980533 gene encoding heterogeneous nuclear ribonucleoprotein Q isoform X3: protein MKTYRQREKQGTKVSDTNKGPDEAKIKALLERTGYTLDVTTGQRKYGGPPPESAHSGAQPTVGTEIFVGKIPRDLFEDELVPLFEKAGPIWDLRLMMDPLSGLNRGYAFVTFCTKEAAQQAVKLCNNNEIRPGKLIGVCISVANNRLFVGSIPKSKTKEQIVEEFAKVTEGLNDVILYHQPDDKKKNRGFCFLEYEDHKTAAQARRRLMSGKVKVWSNVVTVEWADPIEDPDPEVMAKVKVLFVRNLASSVTEEILEKTFSQFGKLERVKKLKDYAFVHFEERDGAVKALADLNGKDLEGEHIEIVFAKPPDQKRKERKAQRQAAKTQMYDDYYYYTPSHMPPPTRGRGRGGRGGYSYPPEYYSYEDYYDYYGYDYHNYRGGYDDPFYSYDDFQGSGRGRGARGGIRGGVGQTRARGGITPRGRLSFSQRGGPGTSRAGKRGRGRS, encoded by the exons ATGAAGACATACAGGCAAAGAGAGAAACAAGGGACCAAAGTGTCGGACACTAACAAAGGACCAGATGAAGCCAAAATCAAA GCCTTGCTGGAGAGGACTGGCTACACACTCGATGTCACTACAGGCCAGAGGAAGTACGGCGGTCCGCCACCTGAGTCAGCTCACTCGGGGGCACAGCCGACTGTTGGGACAGAG ATATTTGTTGGCAAAATCCCCAGAGACCTCTTTGAAGATGAGCTGGTTCCTTTGTTTGAGAAAGCTGGCCCTATCTGGGACTTGCGCCTGATGATGGATCCCCTTAGTGGCCTGAACAGAGGCTACGCCTTTGTCACTTTCTGCACCAAAGAGGCGGCACAGCAGGCTGTCAAACTG TGCAACAACAATGAAATCCGACCCGGCAAACTAATTGGCGTGTGCATCTCGGTGGCCAATAATCGACTGTTTGTTGGCTCCATCCCCAAGAGTaaaacaaaagaacaaattGTTGAAGAATTTGCAAAAGtcacag AGGGTTTAAATGATGTCATACTGTACCACCAACCTGATGACAAGAAGAAGAACCGTGGCTTTTGCTTCTTGGAGTATGAAGACCACAAGACGGCAGCTCAGGCCCGCCGGCGTCTGATGAGCGGGAAGGTTAAGGTCTGGAGCAACGTGGTCACTGTGGAGTGGGCGGATCCCATcgaagaccctgacccagaggtCATGGCCAAG GTGAAAGTGTTGTTTGTGAGGAACCTAGCTAGCTCTGTAACTGAGGAGATTCTTGAAAAGACATTTAGTCAGTTTGGCAAATTGGAGCGTGTGAAGAAATTGAAAGACTACGCATTCGTTCACTTTGAGGAAAGAGATGGTGCTGTTAAG GCTCTTGCTGATCTCAATGGGAAAGATCTGGAAGGAGAACATATCGAGATCGTCTTTGCCAAGCCTCCAGATCAGAAGAGGAAAGAGCGCAAAGCGCAGAGACAGGCAGCCAAAACACAAAT GTATGATGATTACTATTACTATACGCCTTCCCACATGCCGCCACCCACGAGAGGCCGCGGTAGAGGCGGGCGCGGGGGGTACTCTTACCCTCCCGAATATTACAGCTATGAAGACTATTACGATTACTACGGATACGACTACCACAACTACCGGGGTGGCTATGACGACCCCTTCTACAGCTACGACGATTTCCAGGGCTCTGGGAGAGGCCGAGGAGCAAGGGGCGGTATCCGCGGCGGTGTCGGTCAGACCAGGGCCCGTGGCGGCATCACACCAAGGGGCAGGTTGAGCTTCTCGCAGCGGGGCGGTCCTGGAACAAGCAGAG CAGGGAAGCGGGGCCGAGGCCGGTCCTGA